From the genome of Nicotiana sylvestris chromosome 1, ASM39365v2, whole genome shotgun sequence:
TGAAGTTTCAATACAATTATACGAGTTACTTGTTGACGAGTCAGACGAAGCAAAAGAGTTCCATCGAAACATTAGAGCATATAATAGTATATTTGTATTTACGTCTTTTGGTGTTAGACTTGACAAAGAACTTGCATCTTCAAGTAAAGGAGTTTACACCTTTAAGGCACAAGGTCAAATTTATCACGATCTTCCGTCATTGCTTCTACATGAGGATAATCCATGTTATTTTCAGTTATATTTTTTTGACACGGACAATAAATTATGCAATCGGATTTCAAAATTGCAAGAAGCCAACTTATCAAGAAGTTGTGACAAAAATTAGGCAGCTAATGGATGGGAACCCTTATGCACAATTCTTTTGCCAGCTAAAGGATCATTCAAGCTTCCAAGATTTACAAATTCGAATTGTTGCCAATGCTACACTGGATCAACATGTCTACAACAAATCATCAGTAGATCAAATTGCTGTAATTTGAATAGATGGAAACAATCCAAATGTACCATTCGATAGAGAGATTATTGTTCATGAGCATTCCGGCAACAAATATAGAGTCAAACATTATTATGGTTGCTATGGCCCACTCCAATATCCTCTGCTTTTTCCAAATGGAGAGGTTGGCTGGCACCAAGGAATGCACAAATATAAATCAAAAAGAGGTGCAAGTACATCTGAAGTTGCTAATGTAAACCAGAATGTCCCAACATACACGTCCGCTAATGAGGTGTTTCACAAAGAGGAGCAAGGTAAAGTATTGCAATTAAATTACGTATCACTTTAGTTTTCTTATTTAAATATTACCTACACTAATAGATATGACTTATTTTTGTAGGTGTACGTCGTAAATCTAAATCATGTGTGTCTTCTAGAGAGTATTATTGCTATAAATTTCAAATACTCAAAGGAGAAAAGACAATACTACTATTGTGCGGACGGTTATTGCAGCAATTTGTGATTGACATGTATATCAAGTTAGAAACAACAAGCCTTGAATTCTTTAGATTAGAGAAAGCACTACTTATAAGGGAAATATTGCAAGGTATAGTTGATAGTATCATGGCTGCAGAATATAGAGGAGATAAAGTTGGCCAAAGAGTAATAATGCCGGCATCATTCATCAGAGGCCCTAGAGATATGCGCCGTAGGTATATGGATGCAATGGCTTTGGTTCAACATTTTGGAAAACCAGATTTATTTATCACAAGGATATGTAATCCCGATTGGGCGGAGATCAAGGAGAATCTATGCGAAGGACAACTTGCAGAAGATAGACCAGACTTAGTGACTAGAGTTTTTAGGGCAAAATTACAAGATTTAAAGGATcggattttcaagaaaaaaatatttggtcCTGTTGCGGCACATGTCTTTGTGGTTGAATTCCAAAAAAGAGGCCTACCACACATACACCTTTTGATAATACTTGAACAAGGGTACAAGATAATATCAGCAGACCAATATGACAAGTTTATTTCTACGGAACTTCCTGATGAAGAAGAATATCCACTCTTGCATGACTTAGTTGTCAAGCATATGATGCATGGTCCATGTGGAAAACATCATCCAACAAATTCATGCATGAAGGATGGTCAATGCATGAATCACTATCCTAGGCCATTTAGTAATAAATCAATACAAGGAAAGGATGGATACCCTATTTATAAGAGAAGAAATGATGGAAAGACCGTAAATGTTCGTGGCATGAGAATGAATACTCAGTGGGTTGTGCCATATAATCCTTACTTACTAACTAGATACAATTGTCATATTAATGTGGAGTCTTGCTCTGGAGTGAAAGCAATCAAGTATCTCtacaagtatatatatatatatataaagggcaTGATAGGTATGATGTTTATGTTGAATCAGATGATGGCGAAAAAGTAGTTGATGAAATCCAAAATTTTCAAGACGCACGTTGGGTGTCTCCGCCAGAAGCACTATGGAGAATTTATGAATTCAATCTCAGTGAAATAAAACCTCCTGTCATTAACCTTCAACTACATCTCCCGGATAGACAAACAAGTAAATATTTATCTCTAACAAGGTTAATTAAAACTTTTGATGAAATAAATAACTATACAAGTTTTGTGAAATGGCAATACACAGTGTGCTATTGGAGCAAGCAAAATTTGCAAAATGTGATTGCGTGGGAATATGCGACGCTAACCATGCTCACGGAGTATTTTCGGACATGCTCGAGGGATACTGATCACGACAATACCTATACAAAGAATTTCAAGAGTATTATGTGTGGAACTCACAGGGAAAGatatggacaaaaagaaaaacaagaacaGTTATTGGTCTAATTGCTACTGGTAAGATGATCTATCTATTCTCTTTCAGATAAATCTTGATGAAGTTAATAATTTGAAACAATATTAGTCTTGTAGGATTGGGCACTTTCTGTTTGATAAACTAAAACAATTAAGGCATCAACCAAATAATACGCAGTCAAGGATCTGATATACAGACCATCAAAAAACAGAAGTCAAGGGTAGAAAATTCACAACATAAATGTGAGTTTCAGAATGTAGCCAATCCTAAACCCAAATAAAGGAGGAGGGTAATGACAGGTTGACGCCAGCGCAAAAATAGTCAAAAGTATAACGAAGCTGTGATTTATAGTCTGGAAACAAATACGAGTCCTTTGGAACTATTTATGCAAAATAGAATCGGGCTATTACTTAAAGTTCTAATCAAATAAGAACAAGAATCAGTAAAtctagggagaaattcaaaaatagccagctttacaattggtcgttcaaaaatagcccagtttcaaaagtaatagaaatttagccaattttcatgtaaagataaatctgagcaaaaacactgttcaaagCCCGAAAAATAtgccagcatattatactggagttccaggataagtatgctggaactccagcataatatgatggagttccagcataagtacactagaactcgagcataatatactggagttccagcaagtataattgtccagtatattatactggagtcagcaaagtataccggtccagcataatatgctggagttcatatacaggtgcaccaaactctagtatattatgctggaccggtctctgttgcagcaaaataatggctatttttcattgacttcgtaaaggctggctatttttgaatgaccagtctaaAAACTGACTacaccgtgctatttttacgtaaATCTAGATAGTTTTTTCCGGGGGTCCTATTCCTTTTACTGCAATATGGCTATATAGCAGTCTATAAGAGTTCATCATTATTTCTTAGAGCTGAATCCATTAGCTTTGTTACACGATTGATTGAAATAAAATACGATACAATGACTTCAACTAATGCCTAATCTATTTTTGGCATATGGCCGAGTTGAAGTTACCGTGATGAAGATActaaatggaaaatattttttgtgctgcatacaaaaataatatatacaAATGTGTATAAtgcaaaattatcaaaaactATTTTCACTTGTCTACAGCAAAGTTAGAAGCTGGTGTTATACGTTTCTTGATAAACATATTTCAATTCTTATCAGCTAAGAATATTCTAAGGCTTCAACAAGAATTCAGAATCCAACATGTTTAAATAACGACACTTCTTTTAAGTAAAGAAAGAATATATTCATTCATTGACTTGGCAACATTATACTGACAGTCTGTACCCTGCTGTATTTTATCTGGATAAATGATAATGATTAGTCTCAATAGTTAATATAGAATTTTACTCAATGTTATAGCTAATCCTAGAGAAGGTGAAAGGTATTATTTGAGATTATTGTTGAATCACGTCAGAGGACCCTTATCGTTTAATGACTTGCTAACTGTTAATGGAAGAGAGTGTGAAACATTCAAAGAAGCTGCAAAGAAAAGAGGTTTATTAGAATCAGACAACAGTATTTCAGAATGCTTACGTGAAGCGGTCCTCTTCAAAAAGCCATCAGCGCTGAGAAATTTATTTGCAACAATTTTGGTTCATTGTAATCCAACGGACATCAAGAAGCTCTGGAAAATCTATTACGAAGATAtgtcagaagattttagaaaaataCATGATAATTCTCCTGTTGCTCAACTCCAATGCATGTTGAAGAGCATCAATTATTTCTTAGAGAGCATGGGCAAGAAAATTGACAAATATGACTTACCTAAACTTGATCATAGGAGGGATAATGGTAATGTATCGGAATGCAAAGAATAATAGATGAAAGGTCTATAAATGTATCGCTCGAAGATTTTGATGCACAaccaaaattaaatcctaaacaagaacaagctttcaagactatattagAGAGAGTCGACTCTAGCAGAGCGTGATTGTTCTTTGTGGATGGACCTGGAGGAACTGAAAAAACATTCCTATATCGTGCATTGATTGCAAATCTCATATCAAGAGGCATGATAGCTTTAGCAACGACAACAAGTGGTGTAGCATCTGCAATTTTACCCGGAGGTCGTACAGCTCACTCTAGATTCGACATCCCTCTTCAGACAACTGATACAACGATCACAGATATGTCAAAACAGAGTGGTGGTGCTACATTGATAAGAAAATCAAAGCTAATAATTTGGGATGAAGCAACTATGACCAATCGTCAGACGATTGAAAGTTGATAGGAGCTTCAGAGATATAATGGATATTAATGAACCCTTTGGTGGAAAAGTGATGGTCTTCGGAGGTGATTTTTGTCAAGTACTACAAGTAGTTCCAAAATCTACCAGAGATGAAACAGTAAATACAAGCTTGGTAAAATCATATTTgtggaataaaataaaaaagattcAATTAATAAGAAATATGAGGGCAAGAGCAGATCCAACATTCAGCAATTTCTTACTACGGATCGGTAATGGAGAGGAACCTACAATAAGAGATGATATGGTCCTTCTTCCAGAAAAATTAATCGTCAAACATGATGGTGATAGTACTAGTGAAGAtaatttaataagagaaatattttcatCTCTAGATGAAATGTCAAGTTGTGCAAAATACATGACAGAAAGGGCTATCTTGGCTAGCGGAAATGAgtatgttgatcaactaaatgAGATGTTAATTGCTAAATTTCCTGGTGAAAGCCGAacttttttgatttttgactccGCAGAGGATGATACCAACAACTACTACCAGGAAAAGTACTTAAATACTTTAACACCAAGTGGCCTTCCACCACACAGGTTTGTGTCAAATTGCTATTCTCTATCTTTCTGTGAATTCATTGTGTACTAGAACTGAAAATATAAAAAGAATCTCTcgatatatttttaattgagatAAATTTATTAAACTTACCGTAATCCTATTATGTATACTCATGCAAATTCATCTTATACAATTTTTCCTTCAGAGTTTTACACAAAAGTTGCATGTGTTCCTTTTAGTTCTAAGAGTACTCAGTTCTGTTATTGAAGTCAATATTTGAAACTTATAGCAAATGTAACATTCAGGATAGACAAAAAAAATAGTATATCATTATGAGAATTGGgaattatataaatatatacaatTACATACAGTAACTTCATCTTTACAATCTACAATTGCAGATTTATTTGAATATTTTAGAGTTTGCAGGTTATTATTTTTTTGTGTGAAGGGtgggtttttttttggatttttctataaTTTCTAAAATATTCTGTTTGAAACATTCTACGTAACTGTCAAGGAAATAAAGACAAAGTAACATACTTCATCCTTAGACCCGGTAATTTTAGCGTTACTGTAATAAAGTATGTCTATTTCTCTGTCGTCTTCCTTGTGCGCCTTTTTATACtcaaaatcaagcaaaaaatGGACATCAAGGATGAATAATTCTAATTATCTTGGTAGCTTGCAAAGCAGCTAaaggaattaaaaaagaaaaaagaaaagaaaagaaagagtattATGAAATCATTTGGATGATAACCTGAACTTCTGCTTGTTATGTTTAGAGATATTATTTGTTGTTTGATAGGTTGGTTTTAAAGAAAAATGCTTCGATCATGTTATTAAGAAATTTGGACCCGGCAAATGGCTTATGTAATGGTACAAGAATGATATGTAGAGGCTTTGACAATAACGTCATCCATGCAGAAATAATGATGGGCGAAAATGCTTCCAAACATGTGTTTATTCCCAGAATTCAACTTTCGCCTCCAGAAAATGAAGGTTACCCTTTCAAATTCATCAGAAAACAATTTCCAGTACGGCTAAGCTTTTCGATGACAATAAATGAAGCACAAGGACAAACAATACCTAATGTTGGAATGTACTTACCGCAACACATATTCTCGCATAGACAACTATATGTTGCACTCTCAAGGGGAATATCTATGTCAACAACAAAGGTTTTAGTCTTGACCTAGCAGCCGAAGCGAAAAAAAGGAACATATACCAAGAACATCATCTATAAAGAGATATTAGGTAAGATTCACCACCACAACATAGCAATATCATAGAAACATATTTGTATGATGATCTGTTGTTATTCTTCAagcaatattttcttttttatgaaACTTCCTCAACTATACACAATTTAATTATACATATTATAAATGAATTTTACATATATTACAACTATATAATTATATTTACTATTTTGTCCAGTGTAAAATTTCGGAACAAATGAGGCTGTTatggagaggtttgactgtaaTCCATTACATTCAATCCTTACATATTCGAAAGTATACACAATTTAACTATACATATTATACATGAATTGTACATATATTACAACTATATAATTATATTTACTATTTTGTCCAGTGTAAAATTTCGGAATAAATGAGGCTGTTatggagaggtttgactgtaaTCCATTACATTCAATCCTTACATATtcgaaaaataataataaagtaaatTTTAATTGAATTTGAAGACCTAATATTAGGATCTtcttaaataaaattttagtgattttgaagtcctaaatattcgaaaaataattaaatgactattttgtctggtgtgaaattaatttttaagggataaaaaaaaggcgaacgatatttcgatAGGGACtttatagtatagatatagatgaATTTAGGCTTGTATAATTTTTTTATTCTTAAATATgatattgaataattattttggGTGCTTAATTGAACAtgaattaattactttatatgaTTAAATAAGAATACTTAAAAATACATATTTAATTATTCTACATTGAAATAATTTTACTTAGAAGTTACTGTATTAAATAATGTTAATTTAATGTATGTGATTTTATGTctccattttttaatttttaattagtaATTAATTGAAGTCGCCATCATTCTCATCTTGATTTTATACGTATTGCACAAAGGATGTATTGTCTATTAGTATAATTTACATAAGGTAAAATATTTATTGAttttaaattcctaaatattagtaCTTCCTACCTATTTTAATAGGGAAAGATTTAATATcaaaaattttagttgatttcaaaatcctaaacattaggaaATTAACCAAAGTTATCAATTTGTCCATTGTAAAAGTTATTGTTTAAGGGTAAAAGATGAACGACATTTACTATTTTCTGGCCGTGCAATATAatagaaataaattatatatatatatattttatctgAGAGAAATAATTTGGtacatgattttttttctttttccgatTCACACCCTCGTCCTCCCTTTCTTTTAGCCAAACGTATATTAAAAAAACCTCCTAAGTAAAAGGATTGAATGCAATGGAttacagtcaaacctctccatAACAGCCTCATTTATTCCGAAGTGTCGTTATGGAttacagtcaaacctctccatAACAGTCATTACAGTAAAagactaagggccttcgtgcttttatggAGAGGCTTGACTGTAATCCATTACATTCAATCCTTTTACTTAGGAGTTTTTTTAATATATGTTTGGCTAAAAGAAAGGGAGGACGAGGGTGTGAAtcggaaaaaaaaaatcatgtaCCAAATTATTTCTCTcagataaaatatatatataatttatttctatTATATTGCACGGCCAAAAAATAGTAAATGTCGTTCATCTTTTACCCTTAAAAAATAACTTTTACAATGGACAAATTTGTAACTTTGGTTAGTttcctaatgtttaggattttgaaatcaactaaatttttttatattaaaTCTTTCCCTATTAAAATAGGTAGGAAGtactaatatttaggaatttaaaaTCAATAAATAGTTTACCTTATATAAATTGTACTAATAGACAATTCATCCTTTGTGCAATACGTATAAAATCAAGATGAGAACAATGACGACTTCAATTAATtactaattaaaaattaaaaaatggagACATAAAATCACATACattaaattaaaattatttaatacagTAACTTCTAAGTAAAATTATTTCAATGCAGAATAATTAAATATGTATTTTAAGTATTCTTATTTAAtcatataaagtaattaattcaTGTTCAATTAAGCACccaaaataattattcaatatcATATTTAAGAATAAAAAAATTATACAAGCCTAAATTCATCTATATCTAAACTATAAAGTCCCTATCGAAATATCATTCGCCTTTTTTTATCCTTAAAAATTAATTTCAC
Proteins encoded in this window:
- the LOC104211621 gene encoding uncharacterized protein, which produces MDINEPFGGKVMVFGGDFCQVLQVVPKSTRDETVNTSLVKSYLWNKIKKIQLIRNMRARADPTFSNFLLRIGNGEEPTIRDDMVLLPEKLIVKHDGDSTSEDNLIREIFSSLDEMSSCAKYMTERAILASGNEYVDQLNEMLIAKFPGESRTFLIFDSAEDDTNNYYQEKYLNTLTPSGLPPHRFVSNCYSLSFCEFIVY
- the LOC138874521 gene encoding uncharacterized protein, with the protein product MRFQHETPTSCCGEESVRLVNTEVSIQLYELLVDESDEAKEFHRNIRAYNSIFVFTSFGVRLDKELASSSKGVYTFKAQDGNNPNVPFDREIIVHEHSGNKYRVKHYYGCYGPLQYPLLFPNGEVGWHQGMHKYKSKRGASTSEVANVNQNVPTYTSANEVFHKEEQGVRRKSKSCVSSREYYCYKFQILKGEKTILLLCGRLLQQFVIDMYIKLETTSLEFFRLEKALLIREILQGIVDSIMAAEYRGDKVGQRVIMPASFIRGPRDMRRRYMDAMALVQHFGKPDLFITRICNPDWAEIKENLCEGQLAEDRPDLVTRVFRAKLQDLKDRIFKKKIFGPVAAHVFVVEFQKRGLPHIHLLIILEQGYKIISADQYDKFISTELPDEEEYPLLHDLVVKHMMHGPCGKHHPTNSCMKDGQCMNHYPRPFSNKSIQGKDGYPIYKRRNDGKTVNVRGMRMNTQWVVPYNPYLLTRYNCHINVESCSGVKAIKILLNVIANPREGERYYLRLLLNHVRGPLSFNDLLTVNGRECETFKEAAKKRGLLESDNSISECLREAVLFKKPSALRNLFATILVHCNPTDIKKLWKIYYEDMSEDFRKIHDNSPVAQLQCMLKSINYFLESMGKKIDKYDLPKLDHRRDNGTEKTFLYRALIANLISRGMIALATTTSGVASAILPGGRTAHSRFDIPLQTTDTTITDMSKQSGGATLIRKSKLIIWDEATMTNRQTIES